In Pseudomonas poae, a single genomic region encodes these proteins:
- a CDS encoding GDP-mannose pyrophosphatase, translated as MDHSPVRITAEETLSDNWYLLKKYSFDLRRRDGSWQTQTREVYDRGNGATILLYNREQRTVLLIRQFRMPTFVNDYPGYLIEAAAGLLDNASPEERIRLEAEEETGYRVGHVEKVYSAFMSPGSVTERIHFFMGEYQPGDRVGSGGGLEEEGEDIEVLELGFEQALAMVQSGEIVDGKTIMLLQHLELRMLKEGW; from the coding sequence ATGGACCACAGCCCCGTGCGCATCACCGCCGAAGAAACCCTCTCGGACAATTGGTACCTGCTGAAAAAATACAGCTTCGACCTGCGCCGCCGCGACGGCAGTTGGCAAACCCAGACCCGCGAGGTGTACGACCGCGGCAATGGCGCGACCATCCTGCTGTACAACCGCGAACAACGCACGGTGCTGCTGATTCGGCAGTTCCGCATGCCCACGTTCGTCAATGACTACCCCGGTTACCTGATCGAAGCCGCTGCGGGATTGCTGGACAACGCCAGCCCCGAAGAGCGCATTCGCCTGGAGGCGGAAGAAGAGACGGGTTACCGCGTGGGGCACGTGGAGAAAGTCTATTCGGCGTTCATGAGCCCGGGTTCAGTGACGGAGCGGATTCACTTTTTCATGGGTGAGTATCAGCCGGGAGATCGCGTTGGCAGCGGTGGTGGCCTGGAAGAAGAGGGTGAAGACATTGAAGTGCTGGAGCTGGGTTTTGAACAGGCGCTGGCGATGGTGCAGAGCGGTGAGATTGTGGATGGCAAGACGATTATGTTGTTGCAGCACCTAGAGCTACGGATGTTGAAGGAAGGCTGGTAG
- a CDS encoding alpha-hydroxy-acid oxidizing protein, translating into MPLITTIEDLRKLAQKRVPRMFYDYADSGSWTESTYRANESDFASIKFRQRVARNIDQRSIRASMIGQDMAMPVALAPTGLAGMQHADGEILTARAAAAFGLRYTLSTMSICSLEDIAEQVGQPFWFQLYVMRDRAFIEQLIERAKAAGVDALVLTLDLQILGQRHKDLINGLSAPPKLTLPNMLNMATKPRWVMGMLGTKRRGFGNIVGHVKGVADMSSLSSWTAQQFDPSLSWDDVEWIKKCWGGKLIIKGILDVEDARLAANAGADALVVSNHGGRQLDGAPSSISQLPAIVDAVSERIEVWLDGGIRSGQDVLKAMALGAKGTMIGRPHLYGLGALGEAGVTKALEIIARELDVSMALCGYNDIRDVNREILLPGTFPESIN; encoded by the coding sequence ATGCCGTTGATCACAACCATCGAAGATTTACGCAAGCTGGCGCAAAAGCGTGTCCCACGGATGTTCTACGACTACGCCGACTCCGGCTCCTGGACTGAGAGTACGTACCGGGCGAATGAAAGCGATTTTGCCTCGATCAAATTCCGCCAGCGGGTGGCACGCAACATTGATCAGCGATCGATCCGCGCCAGCATGATCGGCCAGGACATGGCGATGCCGGTCGCCTTGGCCCCCACCGGTTTGGCCGGTATGCAACACGCCGATGGCGAGATTCTCACCGCCCGAGCCGCCGCTGCGTTTGGCTTGCGCTACACCTTGTCGACCATGAGCATCTGCTCGTTGGAAGACATTGCCGAACAGGTTGGCCAGCCATTCTGGTTTCAGTTGTACGTGATGCGCGACCGCGCATTTATCGAGCAACTGATCGAGCGGGCCAAGGCCGCCGGTGTGGATGCGCTGGTGTTGACCCTCGACTTGCAGATTCTCGGCCAACGCCACAAAGACCTGATCAACGGCCTGTCTGCGCCGCCCAAACTGACCTTGCCGAATATGCTCAACATGGCGACCAAACCGCGCTGGGTGATGGGCATGCTCGGTACCAAGCGGCGCGGCTTCGGCAATATCGTCGGGCATGTGAAGGGCGTTGCGGACATGAGTTCGCTGTCGTCGTGGACTGCCCAGCAATTCGACCCGAGCCTGAGTTGGGACGATGTGGAATGGATCAAGAAATGCTGGGGCGGCAAGCTGATCATCAAGGGCATTCTCGATGTAGAGGACGCTCGCTTGGCGGCGAACGCCGGTGCCGATGCGCTGGTGGTGAGCAACCACGGTGGTCGTCAGTTGGATGGCGCACCGTCAAGCATCAGCCAATTGCCGGCGATTGTTGACGCGGTGAGCGAGCGCATCGAGGTGTGGCTCGATGGCGGCATCCGCTCCGGCCAGGATGTGCTCAAGGCGATGGCGCTGGGTGCCAAAGGCACCATGATCGGTCGTCCGCATTTGTATGGTTTGGGTGCGTTGGGCGAGGCGGGGGTGACCAAGGCGCTGGAGATTATTGCGCGGGAATTGGACGTGTCGATGGCGCTGTGTGGGTATAACGATATACGCGATGTGAATCGCGAGATTTTGTTGCCCGGTACATTTCCCGAAAGCATTAACTGA
- a CDS encoding DNA methylase: protein MARSITASELGIELKPLDDSSLFKWFIASFLMGKRIQAPIAAQAYREIVEEQGRDTPRKLQHCTSRELVSMLGRAHYVRYDESTAQRLLDLSAKLNAEYEGKITHIRSISEDRQAFEKRLGEFDGVGPKTIEIFMRDAAKVLF, encoded by the coding sequence ATGGCAAGGTCGATTACGGCATCTGAATTAGGCATCGAACTCAAGCCTTTGGATGACAGCAGTCTGTTCAAGTGGTTTATCGCCAGCTTCCTGATGGGCAAGCGTATTCAGGCGCCCATCGCGGCGCAGGCGTACCGGGAGATTGTCGAAGAGCAGGGCCGTGACACGCCGCGCAAGTTGCAACATTGCACGTCCCGGGAGCTGGTCTCGATGTTGGGGCGTGCGCATTACGTGCGCTACGACGAAAGCACTGCACAACGTCTGCTTGACCTTAGCGCCAAGCTCAATGCCGAATATGAGGGCAAGATCACTCACATACGCAGTATCAGCGAAGATCGCCAAGCATTCGAAAAACGCCTGGGCGAATTTGATGGCGTGGGCCCCAAGACCATCGAGATTTTCATGCGCGATGCCGCCAAGGTGCTGTTTTGA
- a CDS encoding DUF72 domain-containing protein: MTTPLYVGCAGWSLPSEHWPAFAREGTHLQRYATRLRAVEINSSFYRPHLAKTYQRWKCSVPPGFRFSVKVPKRITHELRLQHCETALDEFLEQCSHLGETLGCLLVQLPPSLSYERSVASSFFSALRQRFGGAVVLEPRHPTWLAAQVLLQDLHIGRVAADPPAIDTGEAPGGWQGVHYWRLHGSPRIYHSAYGPERVQAYARLLSRSVEEGIPTWCIFDNTASGHAVADALHLLDLHPHHLHT; encoded by the coding sequence TTGACGACACCTCTTTACGTGGGGTGCGCAGGCTGGAGTTTGCCTAGTGAACATTGGCCCGCTTTTGCGCGCGAGGGTACGCACTTGCAGCGCTATGCAACGCGGTTAAGGGCTGTGGAAATCAACAGTTCGTTTTATCGCCCACACTTGGCGAAGACTTACCAACGCTGGAAATGTAGCGTGCCACCGGGCTTTCGTTTTTCGGTCAAAGTGCCCAAGCGCATCACGCATGAGCTGCGTTTGCAGCACTGCGAGACGGCGCTGGACGAGTTTCTCGAGCAATGCTCGCACCTGGGTGAAACCCTGGGCTGCCTACTGGTGCAATTGCCTCCTTCGTTGAGTTATGAACGCTCTGTCGCCTCAAGTTTTTTTAGCGCATTACGCCAGCGCTTTGGCGGGGCGGTGGTGCTGGAACCTCGTCACCCCACCTGGCTTGCCGCCCAGGTGCTTTTGCAGGATCTACACATTGGCCGTGTGGCCGCCGACCCGCCGGCCATTGACACCGGTGAAGCGCCTGGCGGTTGGCAAGGCGTGCATTATTGGCGCCTGCATGGCTCACCCCGTATCTATCACAGCGCCTATGGTCCGGAGCGGGTGCAGGCGTATGCGCGGTTATTGAGTCGGTCGGTGGAAGAGGGTATTCCCACCTGGTGCATCTTCGACAACACCGCCAGCGGCCATGCCGTCGCCGACGCATTGCATTTACTCGACCTCCACCCGCATCACCTCCACACCTAA
- a CDS encoding DeoR/GlpR transcriptional regulator → MHNAHQAIDLPSLRKQKILLLLERDGKVTASDLVEHFAVSQDTIRRDLGELAAAGLLQRVHGGALPRPKDTGKDFFTRVGETNDAKRHLARLAAERVEDGQIVLFDSGSTTLQIAQSLPRSIRLTVVTPSPMIAIALADHPDVKVILAGGQLNPATLSTSGQETVRLIQSIKADLLFTGVCALHPQVGISSLHFDEVAVKQALLDSASHVVAVTMADKLGAVEPFVVAPCNRIHTLITEWHVPSVEAYEQLGVEVMRVEVE, encoded by the coding sequence ATGCACAACGCCCATCAAGCCATCGACCTGCCTTCCTTGCGCAAACAGAAGATTTTATTGCTGCTGGAGCGCGACGGCAAAGTCACCGCCTCGGATCTGGTGGAGCACTTTGCCGTGTCCCAGGACACCATCCGCCGGGACCTCGGCGAGCTCGCCGCCGCCGGCCTGTTGCAACGCGTGCACGGCGGTGCGCTGCCCCGTCCGAAGGACACCGGCAAGGACTTCTTCACCCGAGTCGGCGAGACCAACGACGCCAAGCGACACCTCGCCCGACTGGCCGCAGAGCGTGTGGAAGATGGGCAAATCGTGCTGTTCGATTCCGGCTCCACCACCCTGCAGATCGCACAGTCATTGCCGCGCTCGATACGCCTCACCGTGGTCACGCCGTCGCCGATGATCGCCATCGCCCTGGCCGACCATCCAGACGTGAAAGTGATCCTCGCCGGCGGCCAACTCAACCCGGCAACGCTGTCTACCAGCGGCCAGGAAACGGTGCGACTGATCCAGAGCATCAAGGCCGACTTACTGTTCACAGGCGTGTGCGCGCTGCATCCACAAGTGGGCATCAGTTCGCTGCATTTCGATGAAGTGGCGGTCAAGCAAGCGTTGCTCGACAGTGCCTCCCATGTCGTCGCCGTGACCATGGCCGACAAGCTCGGCGCGGTAGAGCCGTTTGTGGTGGCGCCGTGCAATCGTATCCACACCCTGATTACCGAGTGGCATGTGCCGAGTGTGGAGGCGTATGAGCAGTTAGGTGTGGAGGTGATGCGGGTGGAGGTCGAGTAA